In Pelecanus crispus isolate bPelCri1 chromosome Z, bPelCri1.pri, whole genome shotgun sequence, the following are encoded in one genomic region:
- the LOC142596753 gene encoding protein FAM240C-like: MSKHNNFRRHKMGGHDAEELKNFWEKVIQEQARQREGEESRLSKSALNKLRQEWTLRLEGRARQVQAHTKTQKEQMTLLSIDALPSPDKTVA; this comes from the exons atgagcaAGCATAACAACTTTAGACGCCACAAGATGGGTGGTCATGAtgcagaagagctgaagaaCTTCTGGGAGAAAGTCATCCAAGAGCAAGCTAGGCAACGAGAAGGTGAAGAGTCTAGGTTAAGCAAAAGTGCCCTGAACAA ACTCCGCCAGGAATGGACTCTGCGGCTGGAAGGCCGAGCAAGGCAGGTCCAAGCGCACACAAAAACGCAGAAAGAACAGATGACGCTGCTGTCCATCGACGCTCTTCCCTCACCAGATAAAACTGTTGCTTAA